In the Marinomonas algicola genome, one interval contains:
- a CDS encoding GGDEF domain-containing protein: MFKLLVSRFKALIHNYAFGGLSGDDFSEQSRRILLINLFCLVGILVTLPLGIDAFIKNDMLVAIATLSIASLYTFNHLYLRLTYNYEVSSNLVLYPLFLLMFFLIYTGGVEQTGFLWIYCVPPVAMFLHGLRRGLIEVCGFSLVLVTLFLFPNEIGATYDWPIELKQRIVYSFLVLIFLSAFYEYSRMMSIRLLKNLSHDLEKASKTDPLTNLLNRRGMLEIIQEHDSKEQFFDNAIVICDVDFFKKVNDKYGHNIGDTVLVKLSKEFKETWGKDAHISRWGGEEFLIFIPSSLFDIIQPEVERFRRRIEATRFGNLDDPFYITLSFGIARFDYQKETIDDAINRADRYLYDAKNNGRNCVFSD; encoded by the coding sequence ATGTTCAAGCTTCTAGTCTCTCGCTTTAAAGCGCTTATACATAATTATGCATTCGGTGGCTTATCAGGCGATGACTTCTCTGAGCAATCAAGACGAATTCTACTAATTAACCTATTTTGCCTTGTTGGTATCTTAGTCACCCTACCTCTCGGTATTGACGCGTTTATCAAAAACGATATGCTGGTTGCTATTGCAACCTTATCAATTGCCTCTTTATACACATTTAATCATCTTTATCTAAGACTTACCTATAATTACGAAGTTTCCTCAAACCTTGTTTTATATCCACTATTTTTATTGATGTTTTTTTTAATTTATACAGGAGGCGTTGAACAGACCGGTTTCCTATGGATTTACTGTGTTCCACCTGTTGCGATGTTTCTCCACGGTCTAAGGCGGGGCCTGATAGAAGTTTGCGGTTTTTCTTTAGTCTTAGTCACTCTCTTTCTATTTCCAAATGAAATTGGTGCAACATACGATTGGCCAATCGAATTAAAGCAACGCATCGTTTACTCTTTTTTAGTGCTGATTTTTTTATCCGCGTTTTATGAATATTCTCGCATGATGTCGATACGCCTACTTAAGAATTTAAGTCACGATTTAGAAAAGGCATCAAAAACAGACCCATTGACAAACCTCCTAAATCGCCGGGGAATGCTAGAAATAATTCAGGAACATGACTCAAAAGAACAATTTTTTGACAATGCCATTGTCATCTGTGATGTCGATTTTTTTAAAAAAGTAAACGACAAATACGGACATAATATTGGAGACACTGTTCTCGTTAAGCTGTCAAAAGAGTTTAAAGAAACATGGGGGAAAGATGCCCATATAAGTCGCTGGGGCGGAGAGGAGTTTTTGATTTTTATTCCATCCAGCCTATTTGATATTATACAACCTGAGGTAGAGCGCTTTAGAAGACGTATCGAAGCCACTCGCTTTGGGAACCTAGATGACCCTTTTTATATCACCCTTAGTTTTGGAATAGCACGCTTTGACTATCAGAAAGAAACCATTGACGACGCTATAAATCGAGCCGACAGATACCTGTATGATGCCAAAAACAATGGGCGTAATTGTGTTTTTTCTGACTAA
- the ilvY gene encoding HTH-type transcriptional activator IlvY: MDIKTLKIFLHLSESLHFSRTSDAFHMSPSTLSRHIKQLEENLGHCLLTRDNRSVSLTREGQVFQTYCRESLTHWQVFKQSLDIQSAQLTGEISLYCSVTASYSFLYDILSQFRGLHPKIEMKLHTGDTALALSRIVEKNEDIAIAARPSSIPNNLAFKRIAISPLVFIAPNDSLASNMLGLSNKQALLWNEIPMILSEEGLARTRSDHWFKQKGIKPNIYAQVSGNEAIVSMVSLGFGVGVVPKIVLDNSPLASKITILDIQPELEAFDVGFFTLKKSLVNPIVKAFWEQIGVR; this comes from the coding sequence TTGGATATTAAAACACTCAAAATTTTTTTACATTTATCTGAGTCGCTTCACTTCAGCCGAACAAGTGATGCCTTTCATATGAGCCCTTCCACACTAAGCCGCCATATAAAGCAACTAGAAGAAAACTTAGGTCACTGCTTACTCACCAGAGACAACCGTTCAGTTTCTTTGACAAGAGAAGGACAAGTTTTTCAGACCTACTGCCGAGAAAGCCTCACCCATTGGCAAGTTTTTAAACAATCATTAGATATTCAAAGCGCTCAGTTAACAGGGGAAATTAGCCTTTATTGCTCTGTGACGGCAAGTTATAGCTTTTTATACGATATTCTAAGCCAATTCAGAGGGCTCCACCCTAAGATAGAAATGAAACTTCACACTGGAGATACGGCACTGGCACTTTCTAGAATTGTCGAAAAGAATGAAGACATAGCCATCGCCGCTCGCCCATCAAGCATTCCAAATAATTTAGCATTTAAGCGCATTGCTATCTCACCATTGGTATTCATCGCACCTAATGATTCACTGGCAAGCAACATGCTTGGCTTATCGAATAAACAAGCGTTGTTATGGAATGAGATCCCAATGATATTGTCAGAAGAGGGCCTTGCTCGAACTCGATCAGATCATTGGTTCAAGCAAAAAGGCATTAAGCCCAACATATATGCTCAAGTGTCAGGTAATGAAGCCATTGTAAGTATGGTTTCTCTTGGGTTTGGTGTTGGCGTTGTACCCAAAATTGTTTTAGATAATAGCCCTTTAGCAAGCAAGATTACGATTTTAGACATACAACCAGAGTTAGAAGCATTTGATGTTGGCTTTTTCACTCTCAAGAAAAGTCTAGTCAACCCTATTGTAAAGGCATTCTGGGAACAGATTGGCGTTCGTTAA
- a CDS encoding aromatic amino acid transaminase — MFKHLSAVPGDPLLALIIAHRNDPNPKKIDLGVGVYKDDNGNTPVLNSVKKAEAILLQQEDSKSYLGINGAPEFATVIQELLLGKESTIIQDKRIFSAQTPGGTGALKVAADFIGANLPNPRIWVSDPTWGNHLPIFRSAGLNIETYPYYDPETNGIRFDDMIATLKAQAKAGDTILLHACCHNPTGVDLSFSQWEAITTLVKEKGMLPLVDAAYQGFGDGLDEDMAGLRHMASIIPNMLICNSFSKNFGIYRERCGGLSIIAETSEEASNAYSIIGLAIRANYSMPPAHGAAVVYTIMNDPDLKAEWTDEVSSMRNRINTLRSKLVEKLASTDVKKDFSFIRAQRGMFSYSGLTLEQVRTLRSEYSIYIADTGRMNIAGITDENIDYLCDAIATVVG; from the coding sequence ATGTTTAAACATCTAAGCGCCGTTCCTGGCGATCCTTTACTTGCTCTAATCATTGCTCATAGGAATGACCCGAACCCAAAAAAAATAGATTTAGGTGTTGGTGTTTACAAAGATGATAACGGTAATACACCTGTTTTAAACAGTGTCAAAAAAGCAGAAGCCATTTTGTTGCAACAGGAAGACTCAAAGAGCTACCTAGGTATAAATGGCGCACCAGAATTTGCCACCGTCATTCAAGAGTTACTATTGGGCAAAGAAAGCACAATTATTCAAGATAAGCGTATTTTTTCAGCACAGACCCCAGGTGGAACAGGTGCACTTAAAGTAGCGGCTGACTTTATTGGAGCAAATCTACCGAACCCAAGAATTTGGGTAAGTGACCCAACATGGGGTAATCATTTACCAATTTTCCGCAGCGCGGGACTGAACATTGAAACGTACCCTTACTACGACCCTGAAACAAATGGAATACGTTTCGACGACATGATAGCCACACTAAAAGCCCAGGCTAAAGCAGGAGATACAATTCTACTTCACGCTTGTTGTCACAACCCAACAGGTGTAGATCTATCCTTCTCACAATGGGAGGCAATAACAACACTGGTTAAAGAAAAAGGCATGCTCCCTCTTGTTGATGCCGCTTATCAAGGTTTTGGAGACGGTTTAGACGAAGACATGGCAGGCCTTAGACACATGGCTTCAATTATTCCAAACATGCTTATTTGCAACTCTTTTTCTAAAAACTTTGGCATTTACCGAGAGCGCTGTGGTGGATTGAGTATCATTGCTGAAACATCAGAAGAGGCAAGCAATGCTTATTCAATTATCGGCTTGGCCATTCGTGCAAACTACTCAATGCCACCTGCTCACGGTGCGGCTGTTGTTTATACCATTATGAACGACCCAGATCTCAAAGCGGAATGGACTGATGAAGTAAGTTCGATGCGCAACCGTATCAACACACTACGCAGTAAACTGGTAGAAAAACTTGCATCAACCGATGTCAAAAAAGATTTCAGCTTCATCCGTGCTCAACGAGGCATGTTTTCCTATTCTGGATTAACGCTTGAACAAGTACGCACCTTAAGAAGTGAATACTCAATCTATATTGCGGATACTGGCCGTATGAACATTGCCGGCATTACCGATGAAAATATCGACTACTTGTGTGATGCTATTGCGACAGTCGTCGGCTAG
- the ilvN gene encoding acetolactate synthase small subunit, with the protein MRHIISVLMENEPGALSRVVGLFSQRNFNIESLNVATTDDPTLSRLTLTTFGSDQVVEQITKQLNKLIDVIKLVDLTEGQHIERELMLVKVRATGAQRAEIKRTVDIFRGNIVDMTPSIYTVQIVGESDKLDGFLQALGSVHLLEVVRTGVSGIARGEKVLSV; encoded by the coding sequence ATGCGACATATAATCTCAGTTTTAATGGAAAACGAACCGGGTGCTTTGTCGAGAGTCGTAGGTTTGTTTTCACAACGTAACTTTAATATTGAATCGTTAAACGTTGCGACAACGGATGACCCTACTTTATCTCGATTAACTTTGACGACATTTGGTTCTGATCAAGTTGTAGAGCAGATTACTAAACAGCTTAATAAGCTAATTGATGTAATCAAACTGGTCGATTTAACCGAAGGTCAGCACATTGAGCGCGAGCTTATGTTAGTAAAAGTGCGTGCAACTGGTGCGCAACGAGCTGAAATAAAGCGAACTGTTGATATCTTTAGAGGCAATATTGTTGATATGACGCCTTCTATTTATACCGTTCAAATTGTGGGTGAATCTGATAAGTTGGATGGTTTTTTACAGGCTCTTGGCTCGGTTCATTTGCTTGAAGTTGTTCGTACAGGTGTTTCAGGTATTGCACGGGGAGAGAAAGTTCTAAGCGTCTAG
- a CDS encoding 2Fe-2S iron-sulfur cluster-binding protein, producing the protein MLHKCIYSINTNTLEVFVDKNATILDALIKRKLYVKKACINGACGICLMQLTSGDIDYDGRIPRGLNNQEISQGYILPCIAKCKSNITLEQRNK; encoded by the coding sequence ATGTTACACAAATGTATTTATTCTATTAATACAAACACCCTCGAAGTCTTTGTAGATAAAAACGCCACCATTCTAGACGCTCTAATAAAACGAAAACTTTACGTTAAAAAAGCCTGTATCAATGGTGCATGTGGAATTTGCTTGATGCAACTAACGAGTGGCGATATTGATTATGATGGGCGTATACCACGCGGCCTTAATAACCAAGAAATAAGTCAAGGGTACATCTTGCCATGCATAGCAAAATGCAAAAGCAACATTACCCTAGAGCAAAGAAATAAATAA
- a CDS encoding putative bifunctional diguanylate cyclase/phosphodiesterase, giving the protein MKKKSSSYHVQLSLLELAYKNNLYSILVNFTALICVYYQIASLAIPYIDLWFYFTVFFMFVRLIIDLSYKKFFSAEKSSLTPKNLHKWSVLYTSGVILGGLSWAIIAVIALPNLGIEGKFVVTVISSALAGGATGVLAPNKVVGKIFIVLTLLPASITLVFITPSLPLLGFLGTFFCFVMLVGHHHNHNQILDNIELTFKNDDLLSSLQRQNQKVLDLNYRLENRVKERTADLEKMALTDRLTQLNNREGFLGQCRQLALSFHSLKFYFFDLDRFKQINDSKGHEVGDLVLQHISTLLLDVLPEQTVVGRWGGDEFVICSPNDLEKLDALDVLCNAFSEAVYIKNKRVEVCMTIGAAHYPEDVNDIEEAIHAADLAATYLKRNGNRGAVLRFNHELLRQSELTSGLINILHEKNYSEYFHLEYQSIVDEWGNVSSIETLSRLKHPQLGNIPPLDFIPVIENTGHIMQFGCWVLENALNYVKELRKSNPELSIAVNVSPIQLKDDYFYKTIQRLLLGSGVPANALTLEITESVLEDTNLEGIISQIELLKNIGVNIHIDDFGTGYSSLTRLRTLPAHTLKIDRSFVVDMATQGDGLIKGILSIAGQFNLDIIVEGVETEEQFIQLKALGCTKFQGFYFSMPNRDADLFLL; this is encoded by the coding sequence ATGAAAAAAAAATCATCTAGCTATCATGTCCAGTTAAGTCTTTTAGAGTTAGCGTATAAAAATAATTTGTACAGTATCTTGGTTAATTTTACGGCCTTAATCTGTGTTTATTATCAAATTGCGTCTTTGGCTATTCCGTATATAGATCTATGGTTTTATTTTACTGTATTTTTTATGTTCGTTCGTTTAATCATTGACCTATCTTACAAAAAGTTTTTTTCTGCAGAGAAATCATCATTAACACCAAAAAATCTTCATAAATGGTCAGTTTTATACACTTCAGGGGTCATTCTGGGCGGCTTGTCTTGGGCGATCATAGCGGTTATTGCGCTTCCTAATTTGGGGATAGAAGGGAAATTTGTTGTAACAGTGATATCCAGCGCTTTAGCTGGTGGGGCGACTGGTGTGTTGGCTCCAAATAAAGTAGTAGGTAAAATATTTATTGTTTTGACGCTCTTGCCTGCCAGCATAACATTGGTTTTTATTACGCCATCGCTACCTTTGTTGGGTTTTCTTGGGACCTTTTTCTGTTTCGTTATGTTGGTGGGTCATCACCATAACCATAATCAAATATTGGATAATATTGAATTAACCTTCAAAAATGATGATTTATTAAGCAGTTTGCAACGGCAAAATCAAAAAGTGTTAGATTTAAACTATCGTTTGGAAAATCGAGTAAAAGAAAGAACAGCTGATCTAGAAAAAATGGCCCTTACTGATCGCTTAACTCAGTTGAATAATAGAGAGGGCTTTTTAGGTCAATGCCGACAACTTGCTCTTTCATTTCACTCTTTGAAATTTTATTTCTTTGATCTAGACCGATTTAAGCAAATTAATGATAGTAAAGGGCATGAAGTAGGCGATTTGGTGCTTCAGCATATTAGTACGCTTTTGCTTGATGTTTTGCCTGAACAGACGGTAGTTGGCAGGTGGGGAGGTGACGAATTTGTTATTTGTTCACCGAATGATTTAGAAAAATTAGACGCTTTGGATGTTCTTTGTAACGCTTTTTCTGAAGCGGTTTATATTAAAAACAAGCGAGTCGAAGTATGCATGACCATTGGGGCGGCTCATTACCCTGAAGATGTTAATGACATTGAAGAGGCAATACATGCAGCAGACCTGGCGGCAACGTATTTAAAACGAAACGGTAATCGAGGCGCGGTATTGCGCTTCAACCATGAGCTACTGCGTCAGAGTGAATTAACCTCTGGCCTAATTAATATCCTTCATGAAAAAAATTACAGTGAGTATTTTCATTTAGAGTATCAATCGATCGTTGATGAATGGGGAAATGTTTCTTCCATAGAAACCTTGTCTCGTTTAAAACATCCTCAGCTAGGTAATATTCCGCCTCTTGATTTCATTCCTGTTATTGAAAATACAGGTCATATTATGCAGTTTGGGTGTTGGGTATTAGAAAATGCTCTTAACTATGTAAAAGAGCTGCGCAAGTCTAACCCTGAGTTATCTATTGCCGTTAATGTCTCCCCAATTCAATTAAAAGATGACTATTTTTACAAAACAATCCAAAGGTTATTGTTGGGTTCTGGAGTACCAGCTAATGCCTTGACTTTGGAGATTACAGAGTCAGTTCTAGAAGATACGAACCTTGAGGGTATCATTTCTCAGATTGAACTATTAAAAAATATAGGCGTTAATATTCATATTGATGACTTTGGAACAGGTTACTCTTCTTTAACAAGGTTAAGGACGTTGCCCGCTCATACTCTAAAAATTGATCGGAGCTTTGTTGTTGATATGGCGACACAAGGAGATGGTCTGATTAAAGGTATTTTGAGTATTGCTGGTCAGTTTAATTTAGACATTATTGTAGAAGGCGTTGAAACTGAAGAGCAATTTATTCAACTTAAAGCCCTTGGTTGCACAAAATTTCAAGGTTTTTATTTTTCTATGCCAAATAGGGATGCTGACCTCTTTTTACTCTAA
- the hrpB gene encoding ATP-dependent helicase HrpB has protein sequence MTQNTNDLPIHSIIPSLKKHFQKEDNAILEAEPGAGKTTIVPLSLLHEPWLLGRKILLLEPRRLAAKSAAQRLSNLLGEPLGHTIGYRIRHETKISNQTRIEVVTEGILTRMLQTDPSLEHIGLIIFDEFHERSLHSDLALALCLQGRDIFRDDHPLKLLVMSATLDTQPLEALLNTKSIHCSGRSFPVEIQYDNLTLKQDQILPVVIKQIHHAIQHYQGDILVFLPGQKEIRSVQNQLQHLDQSTNLHIVPLYGSLAFSTQQEAIGAPPSHLRKVVLATNIAQTSLTIEGIRIVVDSGLSREAIFDPNIGITRLHTRKVTQSESIQRIGRAGRTSPGVGYRWWSQEQQNRLEAQPIPEIFQTDLASLVIELSRWGVDSVDDLTWLDSPPLSNIQQAQAFLAQLGILEENGFTLTKLGKPIATLPLEPRLARLIFSANSSSSQTLALKLVSLLSEKDPLQSTRQSDIEKRLFWVNTSTDKNTHKHNKLIQQIKKYIQPYSKHEKDNLLSLPLETARLLANAFPDRIGRRNKVTDGRKVSYKLANGRMAELFIEDDLSQSEWIIAIDIGGTTVAKSDEIYLACNLPSHLIETELTHLITEQTSLIWPKSEDALIAKNKKVLGKLTLSESSIKQLSNQDISRCACQYIRTIGLQCLPWDEESKNTQARICFLNTTVDSVIWPNYQDQQLLDSLEEWLAPYLEHTTHKNHLKKLNIKQILLDQLHWQQQKELDTLAPRTIKVTSGSNIKIDYSTHPPSLEVKLQEMFGCLNTPSIAGMAVKVSLLSPARKPLAITQDLPYFWKEVYPEVKKEMRGRYPKHPWPDDPLTALATHKTKKALNLQTQK, from the coding sequence ATGACCCAGAACACAAACGACCTTCCTATCCATTCCATTATCCCGTCATTGAAGAAGCATTTCCAAAAAGAAGACAATGCTATTTTAGAAGCCGAGCCTGGAGCAGGCAAAACAACCATAGTACCATTATCCCTCCTGCATGAACCCTGGCTTTTGGGGCGAAAAATTCTTCTTTTAGAACCTAGACGTCTTGCCGCCAAGTCGGCCGCTCAACGATTATCCAACCTACTAGGAGAGCCCTTAGGTCACACTATTGGTTACCGAATCCGTCACGAGACCAAGATTTCAAATCAGACTCGTATTGAAGTCGTCACGGAAGGCATTCTCACACGAATGCTGCAGACCGACCCAAGTTTAGAACACATTGGATTGATTATTTTCGATGAATTTCACGAACGAAGCTTACACTCAGACCTTGCCTTAGCTCTATGCCTACAAGGACGAGACATTTTTAGAGACGATCACCCATTAAAACTTTTGGTCATGTCAGCCACGCTGGATACACAACCCTTAGAAGCGCTGTTAAACACAAAAAGCATTCATTGCTCAGGCCGATCTTTTCCCGTAGAAATCCAATACGATAATTTAACCTTAAAACAAGATCAAATACTCCCGGTGGTTATCAAGCAAATACACCATGCTATTCAACATTATCAAGGTGATATTTTAGTTTTTTTACCAGGACAAAAAGAGATCCGATCCGTTCAAAACCAACTTCAACACTTAGATCAAAGTACTAATTTACATATTGTTCCTTTGTATGGCAGCTTAGCGTTTTCGACACAACAAGAAGCAATTGGAGCTCCCCCAAGCCATCTGCGAAAGGTAGTGCTCGCCACGAACATTGCCCAGACAAGTTTAACCATAGAAGGCATACGAATTGTGGTCGATAGTGGGCTTAGCAGAGAAGCAATTTTCGACCCTAATATTGGCATTACCAGATTACATACAAGAAAAGTCACTCAATCAGAAAGCATTCAACGCATAGGACGAGCTGGGCGTACTTCACCGGGAGTAGGATACCGTTGGTGGAGTCAAGAACAACAAAATCGGTTAGAGGCTCAACCAATACCTGAAATTTTTCAAACAGATTTGGCATCACTGGTCATCGAACTATCTCGCTGGGGTGTGGACTCTGTAGATGACCTAACTTGGTTAGACTCACCTCCATTATCTAATATTCAGCAAGCTCAAGCGTTTTTAGCGCAGCTAGGCATACTAGAAGAAAACGGTTTTACCTTAACGAAACTTGGAAAACCCATTGCAACACTTCCACTTGAACCTCGACTTGCACGTTTAATTTTCTCAGCAAACTCATCATCCAGCCAGACTCTTGCGCTTAAACTGGTCAGTTTACTAAGCGAAAAAGATCCGTTACAAAGCACTCGACAAAGTGATATTGAGAAAAGGTTGTTTTGGGTAAATACGTCTACAGATAAAAACACTCATAAACACAACAAACTTATTCAACAAATAAAAAAATACATTCAACCGTACTCTAAACACGAAAAAGACAACCTACTGTCGCTCCCATTAGAAACAGCACGTCTTCTAGCCAACGCCTTCCCTGATAGAATAGGTAGACGCAACAAGGTAACAGACGGCCGTAAAGTTTCTTATAAATTAGCAAACGGCCGGATGGCCGAATTATTTATTGAAGACGACTTAAGTCAATCGGAGTGGATAATTGCTATAGACATCGGAGGAACAACAGTCGCGAAGAGTGATGAAATTTACTTAGCCTGTAACTTACCCTCCCATCTAATTGAAACAGAATTGACGCATTTAATCACTGAGCAAACGTCTCTGATATGGCCAAAGAGTGAGGATGCGCTGATCGCCAAAAATAAGAAAGTGTTAGGCAAGCTTACACTCAGCGAATCATCGATAAAACAGCTGTCAAACCAAGACATCAGCCGATGTGCTTGCCAGTATATACGTACCATTGGTCTACAATGCTTACCTTGGGATGAAGAAAGCAAAAACACACAAGCAAGAATCTGTTTTTTAAACACTACTGTAGACAGTGTAATTTGGCCAAACTATCAGGACCAGCAATTACTGGACTCTTTAGAAGAATGGTTAGCCCCTTATCTAGAGCATACGACACACAAAAACCATTTAAAAAAACTGAATATAAAACAGATATTATTAGACCAATTACACTGGCAACAGCAAAAAGAACTGGACACTCTTGCACCAAGAACCATAAAAGTCACGTCTGGCTCTAACATAAAGATAGATTATTCGACTCATCCCCCAAGCCTGGAGGTGAAACTTCAGGAAATGTTTGGCTGTCTAAATACACCCTCTATTGCAGGTATGGCCGTTAAAGTCTCTTTACTTTCACCGGCCAGAAAGCCTTTAGCGATCACCCAAGATTTGCCATATTTCTGGAAAGAGGTCTACCCAGAGGTGAAAAAAGAAATGCGAGGTAGATACCCTAAACACCCATGGCCGGATGACCCTTTAACAGCCCTAGCAACTCATAAAACAAAAAAAGCCCTTAACCTCCAGACACAAAAGTAA
- a CDS encoding EAL domain-containing protein, with product MISRNWISRISGKMTDRVFALVMLVLYFLAITLFTYTSVQTREAEIKSSIKTTLFTAAISAEHLIGVEFGQHFSKDTPPNETIYRYIVNKLNKWVDTLPVSYVYLMDMVDGQVYFVISNETVEERKNGVFSEFYRPYDSAPESLLRSFVTQETIFSDVYENEYGTFQSIFVPVERKNGSVYVLAADISVEGGYSIIWKSIHKSLWLTLLFLLPLMPMMYFYFELQKQKRNDLWDSLYKDKLTALPNSYQLHNALKSNQTFFSGILISFMGIDDISLQFGRSIRDSLLVRLTQELNVLPPSYMTLYRIKGGEFFLLSDAIDESLLYLIVEDILYGINGRKVIEGNRLDLKEVIITANAGVVVKAQGHQLFQHAKDALSKTLDLGQPFFVFRNHKEQSKQLASDYFWQNEVAQALIENRVVPFFQPIFDNQKGRVERYEILVRLINKEGDIVTPHAFLDPIRHCYLYKHMTHCMIEKGCKAFANRTESITLNLCKSDLLDNETLDFLKNSIQQCNLDGRVTIEVVESDWIGNQHEIFAVLRSLRSVGLSIAIDDFGSGYSNFDQLLKMEVDYIKIDGSLIKSMFKSERAFSMVEAIIALAKGLNVPVIPEFVENQTMLSKLQELGCEFAQGYVTGRPIPVEELPKTN from the coding sequence ATGATAAGTAGAAACTGGATTAGTCGAATTTCGGGAAAAATGACAGATAGGGTGTTTGCCCTAGTTATGTTGGTATTGTATTTTTTAGCGATTACGTTATTTACGTATACGAGTGTTCAAACTCGTGAGGCTGAAATCAAATCTTCAATTAAGACGACACTGTTTACGGCCGCTATATCGGCTGAACATCTGATTGGTGTTGAGTTTGGACAGCATTTTTCTAAAGATACGCCACCGAATGAAACCATATATCGCTATATAGTAAACAAGTTAAATAAATGGGTAGATACGCTTCCAGTAAGCTATGTTTACTTGATGGATATGGTGGATGGCCAGGTCTATTTTGTTATTAGTAACGAAACAGTTGAAGAAAGAAAAAATGGTGTTTTCAGCGAATTTTATCGACCTTATGATTCTGCTCCGGAATCGCTTTTAAGGAGCTTCGTTACGCAAGAAACAATATTTAGTGATGTTTATGAAAATGAATACGGAACCTTTCAGTCTATTTTTGTTCCTGTTGAACGCAAAAATGGCAGTGTTTATGTCCTAGCCGCCGATATTTCTGTTGAAGGGGGCTATTCAATAATTTGGAAAAGTATACATAAATCATTGTGGCTTACATTGTTGTTTTTATTGCCACTAATGCCAATGATGTATTTTTACTTTGAACTACAGAAACAGAAAAGAAACGACCTTTGGGACTCACTCTATAAAGATAAATTAACCGCCTTACCTAATTCCTATCAGTTGCACAACGCCTTAAAAAGTAACCAAACGTTTTTCTCCGGTATATTAATCTCATTTATGGGTATTGATGACATAAGCTTGCAATTTGGCCGATCAATTAGAGACAGTTTATTGGTTCGTTTAACTCAGGAGTTGAATGTATTACCTCCTTCGTACATGACACTTTATCGTATTAAAGGCGGTGAATTTTTTCTTCTATCTGATGCCATTGATGAATCATTATTATATTTAATTGTTGAGGACATTTTGTACGGTATTAATGGCCGTAAAGTCATTGAAGGCAACCGGCTTGATCTAAAAGAGGTAATTATTACGGCAAATGCAGGTGTTGTTGTTAAGGCTCAAGGGCACCAGCTATTCCAACATGCGAAAGATGCCTTAAGCAAAACGTTAGACTTAGGTCAGCCTTTTTTTGTTTTTCGAAATCATAAAGAGCAAAGCAAACAGTTAGCGTCGGATTATTTTTGGCAAAATGAAGTGGCTCAAGCATTAATAGAAAACCGAGTCGTTCCTTTCTTTCAGCCTATTTTTGACAACCAAAAAGGTCGAGTTGAACGTTATGAAATACTGGTTCGTTTAATTAATAAAGAGGGTGATATTGTCACGCCTCATGCCTTTTTAGATCCTATTAGGCATTGTTACCTTTATAAGCATATGACTCATTGTATGATTGAAAAAGGCTGTAAGGCTTTTGCTAATCGTACAGAATCGATTACTTTGAATCTGTGTAAATCGGATTTACTTGATAATGAAACCTTAGACTTTCTGAAGAATTCAATTCAGCAATGTAATTTAGACGGCCGAGTAACGATAGAAGTCGTTGAGTCCGACTGGATAGGCAACCAGCACGAAATATTTGCAGTCCTTAGGTCTTTGAGATCTGTCGGCCTGTCTATTGCTATTGATGATTTTGGCAGTGGTTACTCGAATTTCGATCAATTACTTAAGATGGAAGTGGATTATATTAAAATAGATGGGTCGCTTATAAAGTCAATGTTTAAAAGTGAACGAGCGTTCTCTATGGTTGAAGCTATTATCGCGTTAGCAAAAGGGTTAAATGTGCCTGTGATACCTGAATTTGTTGAAAACCAAACTATGCTCAGTAAACTTCAAGAACTCGGCTGTGAATTTGCTCAAGGCTATGTAACGGGTCGCCCTATACCTGTCGAGGAATTGCCTAAAACGAATTAA